A section of the Ictalurus punctatus breed USDA103 chromosome 8, Coco_2.0, whole genome shotgun sequence genome encodes:
- the ubxn1 gene encoding UBX domain-containing protein 1 isoform X3 codes for MADCTTLESLLEMGFDRNRAEKAVAHTGNQGIERAMDWLMEHENDPDIDEPYVPPTGNVLSSTEQQSPSQPDPEPTEFAEELAELEDPKQAMTEEEKKEQIKRLEELMRVKQEERRERERQEEVEREKQRRKQGQELQQVRQKLQDDEMKQLAEQRRREKMEDRLAKQRVKEKIARDREERARKFGGSSSSTALTSPSSEATPRSPPENQGPPPAKKDYDECRIQVRLMDGSALMAVFKAQEPLAAVRVYVQMNSSEGEDFTLLSPYPRRVYTDLDMEKPLRELGLVPSAVLVVAKK; via the exons ATGGCGGATTGCACGACGTTAGAAAGCCTCCTGGAGATGGGCTTCGACAGAAACAGAGC GGAGAAGGCTGTAGCACACACTGGCAACCAGGGCATTGAGCGAGCTATGGACTG GCTGATGGAGCACGAGAATGATCCAGACATAGACGAGCCGTACGTGCCACCAACAGGGAACGTTCTCAGTTCAACAGAACAACAGAGTCCGTCCCAGCCTGACCCTGAACCCACTGAAT TTGCTGAAGAGCTGGCAGAACTGGAAGATCCCAAACAAGCAATGacagaagaggaaaagaaagaacagattAAAAG GCTTGAGGAGTTGATGAGGGTGAagcaggaggagaggagagagagggagcggcaggaggaggtggagagggAGAAACAGAGGAGGAAACAGGGCCAGGAGCTGCAGCAGGTCCGACAGAAGCTGCAGGACGATGAAATGAAGCAGCTGGCTGAACAGCgcaggagagagaaaatggaggaCCGATTGGCAAA GCAGAGAGTCAAAGAGAAGATTGCACGCGACAGAGAAGAGAGGGCACGCAAG TTTGGCGGCAGCTCTTCGAGTACAGCCCTGACATCTCCTTCTTCTGAGGCCACTCCCCGGTCTCCTCCTGAGAACCAGGGTCCTCCCCCAGCCAAGAAAGACTACGATGAATGTCGGATACAG GTTCGTCTGATGGACGGCTCTGCGCTGATGGCAGTCTTTAAGGCCCAGGAGCCTCTGGCTGCAGTGCGAGTGTATGTGCAGATGAACAGCTCTGAGGGTGAGGACTTTACCCTCCTATCCCCTTACCCTCGCCGTGTCTACACAGACCTCGATATGGAGAAACCTCTACGTGAGCTGG
- the ubxn1 gene encoding UBX domain-containing protein 1 isoform X2: MDGRAAIMADCTTLESLLEMGFDRNRAEKAVAHTGNQGIERAMDWLMEHENDPDIDEPYVPPTGNVLSSTEQQSPSQPDPEPTEFAEELAELEDPKQAMTEEEKKEQIKRLEELMRVKQEERRERERQEEVEREKQRRKQGQELQQVRQKLQDDEMKQLAEQRRREKMEDRLAKQRVKEKIARDREERARKFGGSSSSTALTSPSSEATPRSPPENQGPPPAKKDYDECRIQVRLMDGSALMAVFKAQEPLAAVRVYVQMNSSEGEDFTLLSPYPRRVYTDLDMEKPLRELGLVPSAVLVVAKK, from the exons ATGGACGGGAGAGCTGCTAT AATGGCGGATTGCACGACGTTAGAAAGCCTCCTGGAGATGGGCTTCGACAGAAACAGAGC GGAGAAGGCTGTAGCACACACTGGCAACCAGGGCATTGAGCGAGCTATGGACTG GCTGATGGAGCACGAGAATGATCCAGACATAGACGAGCCGTACGTGCCACCAACAGGGAACGTTCTCAGTTCAACAGAACAACAGAGTCCGTCCCAGCCTGACCCTGAACCCACTGAAT TTGCTGAAGAGCTGGCAGAACTGGAAGATCCCAAACAAGCAATGacagaagaggaaaagaaagaacagattAAAAG GCTTGAGGAGTTGATGAGGGTGAagcaggaggagaggagagagagggagcggcaggaggaggtggagagggAGAAACAGAGGAGGAAACAGGGCCAGGAGCTGCAGCAGGTCCGACAGAAGCTGCAGGACGATGAAATGAAGCAGCTGGCTGAACAGCgcaggagagagaaaatggaggaCCGATTGGCAAA GCAGAGAGTCAAAGAGAAGATTGCACGCGACAGAGAAGAGAGGGCACGCAAG TTTGGCGGCAGCTCTTCGAGTACAGCCCTGACATCTCCTTCTTCTGAGGCCACTCCCCGGTCTCCTCCTGAGAACCAGGGTCCTCCCCCAGCCAAGAAAGACTACGATGAATGTCGGATACAG GTTCGTCTGATGGACGGCTCTGCGCTGATGGCAGTCTTTAAGGCCCAGGAGCCTCTGGCTGCAGTGCGAGTGTATGTGCAGATGAACAGCTCTGAGGGTGAGGACTTTACCCTCCTATCCCCTTACCCTCGCCGTGTCTACACAGACCTCGATATGGAGAAACCTCTACGTGAGCTGG
- the ubxn1 gene encoding UBX domain-containing protein 1 isoform X1, which yields MDGRAAIRMADCTTLESLLEMGFDRNRAEKAVAHTGNQGIERAMDWLMEHENDPDIDEPYVPPTGNVLSSTEQQSPSQPDPEPTEFAEELAELEDPKQAMTEEEKKEQIKRLEELMRVKQEERRERERQEEVEREKQRRKQGQELQQVRQKLQDDEMKQLAEQRRREKMEDRLAKQRVKEKIARDREERARKFGGSSSSTALTSPSSEATPRSPPENQGPPPAKKDYDECRIQVRLMDGSALMAVFKAQEPLAAVRVYVQMNSSEGEDFTLLSPYPRRVYTDLDMEKPLRELGLVPSAVLVVAKK from the exons ATGGACGGGAGAGCTGCTAT cAGAATGGCGGATTGCACGACGTTAGAAAGCCTCCTGGAGATGGGCTTCGACAGAAACAGAGC GGAGAAGGCTGTAGCACACACTGGCAACCAGGGCATTGAGCGAGCTATGGACTG GCTGATGGAGCACGAGAATGATCCAGACATAGACGAGCCGTACGTGCCACCAACAGGGAACGTTCTCAGTTCAACAGAACAACAGAGTCCGTCCCAGCCTGACCCTGAACCCACTGAAT TTGCTGAAGAGCTGGCAGAACTGGAAGATCCCAAACAAGCAATGacagaagaggaaaagaaagaacagattAAAAG GCTTGAGGAGTTGATGAGGGTGAagcaggaggagaggagagagagggagcggcaggaggaggtggagagggAGAAACAGAGGAGGAAACAGGGCCAGGAGCTGCAGCAGGTCCGACAGAAGCTGCAGGACGATGAAATGAAGCAGCTGGCTGAACAGCgcaggagagagaaaatggaggaCCGATTGGCAAA GCAGAGAGTCAAAGAGAAGATTGCACGCGACAGAGAAGAGAGGGCACGCAAG TTTGGCGGCAGCTCTTCGAGTACAGCCCTGACATCTCCTTCTTCTGAGGCCACTCCCCGGTCTCCTCCTGAGAACCAGGGTCCTCCCCCAGCCAAGAAAGACTACGATGAATGTCGGATACAG GTTCGTCTGATGGACGGCTCTGCGCTGATGGCAGTCTTTAAGGCCCAGGAGCCTCTGGCTGCAGTGCGAGTGTATGTGCAGATGAACAGCTCTGAGGGTGAGGACTTTACCCTCCTATCCCCTTACCCTCGCCGTGTCTACACAGACCTCGATATGGAGAAACCTCTACGTGAGCTGG